In one Myotis daubentonii chromosome 1, mMyoDau2.1, whole genome shotgun sequence genomic region, the following are encoded:
- the NGDN gene encoding neuroguidin isoform X5, which yields MAVTAQIQALTKKVQARAYPTEKGLSLLEVKDQLLLMYLMDLSHLILDKASGGSLQGHAAVLRLVEIRTVLEKIRPLDQKLKYQIDKLVKTAVTGSLSENDPLRFKPHPSNMMSKLSSEDEEDEAEEGQSGASGKKSANGAVKKYVPPRLVPVHYDETEAEREKKRLERAKRRALSSSVIRELKEQYSDAPEEIRDARHPHVTRQSQEDQHRINYEESMMVRLSVSKREKGRRKRANVMSSQLHSLTHFSDISALTGETPHLDEDQNPIKKRKKIPKKGRKKKGFRRRR from the exons GGTCTCAGCCTCTTGGAAGTGAAAGACCAGTTGCTGCTCATGTACCTTATGGATTTGAGCCATCTCATCCTGGACAAAGCCTCAGGAGGGTCTCTTCAGGGACATGCGGCAGTTTTGAGACTGGTGGAGATTCGCACG GTTTTGGAAAAAATTCGTCCCTTGGATCAAAAACTGAAGTATCAAATTGACAAACTGGTCAAGACtgcagtgacaggcagcctca GTGAGAATGACCCACTCCGTTTTAAGCCTCATCCCAGCAATATGATGAGCAAG ttGAGCTCTGAGGATGAGGAAGATGAAGCAGAGGAAGGACAGTCTGGGGCTTCAGGGAAGAAATCTGCAAACGGAGCAGTTAAGAAATATGTTCCACCACGCTTGGTGCCAGTACATTATG ATGAAACAGAGGCTGAGCGGGAAAAGAAGCGTCTAGAACGAGCCAAGAGACGAGCATTGAGCAGCTCTGTTATTCGTGAACTTAAGGAGCAGTACTCAGATGCTCCAGAGGAAATCCGTGACGCCCGGCATCCCCATGTTACTCGCCAGAGCCAGGAGGATCAACACAG GATTAACTACGAGGAGAGCATGATGGTGCGTTTAAGTGTCAGTAAGCGAGAGAAAGGACGACGAAAACGCGCAAATGTCATGAGCTCACAACTTCATTCTCTCACGCACTTCAGTGACATCAGTGCTTTGACAGGAGAAACCCCTCATCTTGATGAG GATCAGAATCCTATTAAGAAGCGGAAGAAGATACCCAAGAAAGGTCGGAAGAAAAAAG GTTTTCGGAGGCGGCGGTGA
- the NGDN gene encoding neuroguidin isoform X4, producing MAAPVPTEVLESDLPRAVALLKNLQEQGLSLLEVKDQLLLMYLMDLSHLILDKASGGSLQGHAAVLRLVEIRTVLEKIRPLDQKLKYQIDKLVKTAVTGSLSENDPLRFKPHPSNMMSKLSSEDEEDEAEEGQSGASGKKSANGAVKKYVPPRLVPVHYDETEAEREKKRLERAKRRALSSSVIRELKEQYSDAPEEIRDARHPHVTRQSQEDQHRINYEESMMVRLSVSKREKGRRKRANVMSSQLHSLTHFSDISALTGETPHLDEDQNPIKKRKKIPKKGRKKKGFRRRR from the exons GGTCTCAGCCTCTTGGAAGTGAAAGACCAGTTGCTGCTCATGTACCTTATGGATTTGAGCCATCTCATCCTGGACAAAGCCTCAGGAGGGTCTCTTCAGGGACATGCGGCAGTTTTGAGACTGGTGGAGATTCGCACG GTTTTGGAAAAAATTCGTCCCTTGGATCAAAAACTGAAGTATCAAATTGACAAACTGGTCAAGACtgcagtgacaggcagcctca GTGAGAATGACCCACTCCGTTTTAAGCCTCATCCCAGCAATATGATGAGCAAG ttGAGCTCTGAGGATGAGGAAGATGAAGCAGAGGAAGGACAGTCTGGGGCTTCAGGGAAGAAATCTGCAAACGGAGCAGTTAAGAAATATGTTCCACCACGCTTGGTGCCAGTACATTATG ATGAAACAGAGGCTGAGCGGGAAAAGAAGCGTCTAGAACGAGCCAAGAGACGAGCATTGAGCAGCTCTGTTATTCGTGAACTTAAGGAGCAGTACTCAGATGCTCCAGAGGAAATCCGTGACGCCCGGCATCCCCATGTTACTCGCCAGAGCCAGGAGGATCAACACAG GATTAACTACGAGGAGAGCATGATGGTGCGTTTAAGTGTCAGTAAGCGAGAGAAAGGACGACGAAAACGCGCAAATGTCATGAGCTCACAACTTCATTCTCTCACGCACTTCAGTGACATCAGTGCTTTGACAGGAGAAACCCCTCATCTTGATGAG GATCAGAATCCTATTAAGAAGCGGAAGAAGATACCCAAGAAAGGTCGGAAGAAAAAAG GTTTTCGGAGGCGGCGGTGA